From the genome of Nicotiana sylvestris chromosome 1, ASM39365v2, whole genome shotgun sequence:
gTTTCCACACGCCCAAAGATTAAAGAAGCTAACTGGATTACTCATTCTTATTAGGAGTAATTCTTTTCATTTTTagtaaaaaattatattccataaaGTTGagggttatatatatatatatatatatatatatatattccagtCTAAAGTATCGCTACAACGTGCTTTTGACTTACGAATAACTAATTATGGAAAATAACATTTAAGATTTGGCGTTACCTTAGACTAATTATGTAAGAGTTGTTGCTTAGGAGTTAGGATAAGTTAAAGTACTTTGGGAGAAGCAATCAAGCGAATCTGTTATATAATTTACTCTTCTTACTTACATGAAGAGATAAATAAATCATTCGGTCTACAAAATTTATGGGAAATAATAAAAGCTGTAAGGTAATGCCACATATAACAACTTATTTGAACGGTTGTTACCCATCGTatattgaattatattattttatgaatacaacgtttggatagattgtattatTTATTGTTGTTAAATAACATTTTGCTGTTTGGTTTGACTATATCGTACTGTACTGTAATtgataagtttactaaaatactctcaattatttaaatattaaatttatcatGAATTacgcataaaaataatttaagaaaacCCCTTTCTTCTAATTTACCACTAAATATGTCTTTAATTTATCGCCAAATATCTCTTTAACTATCATTAGAAAAAAAAGGACTGTGATAAAAAAAGGAACAAGAATTGGCATACAAAGGAACAAATAATTGGAGTTAAAATTACATTAGGAGAAAAAACGAAACAAAAAGAAGGCAAAACCTATACCTTTTATATTGGAGTTGGATGTTTAACCAAAAActggaatttcggtcaaagctttaatttagaagaatacgggttattgataatcaaaactgaataaaggaaagtgattttgctaacaataggatagacagaagaaaacaaagtaaaccagTATATTCCGATGatctttcgtgtccttacaaatgatccatTCTCTCCTTTTTATAGTTATCTTAaagatatacgttttgcctttATTACAGTTAGACCATTATAGATAATTAAAGgtattaaatgctacgttacataatcattgtaatttaatacagattctataacgtttttagtatttactgcttattaaatactgtatctgtactctcttatgctgtcagattcattctccttaatTTTTGAGTATAAATAGGTACGAGCGTTGAGTCTTTTGAATAGCTGCTCGTGCCTCTACTTGTACCTTCTGCTCGTATctattgcaactcgtgcctctttgccaatCATCACTATTTGACCAGCCTTCGTGTCATGACACAACATCTTCCAATCACTTTAGTATATAAACTCgatttttccaatacagatagtccctccacttaccatttattcatcaatcgaatatttgggaagtggattttatTAAAGCGGGAATGTTGCCGCTATTAATGCTATGGTAAAATCGACGCTTCatttgtcacttccatttaatgcttatCACATGTGGCACCCTTTTATTGGTTCTGCAACTTTGCAGCACTTTTTAGGGCTTTTTTACGGCTTCACTAATCACGAAGCGACAGTTCTCATTATGACCTTTCCATCATTGCaccttttcctttgacggttTCTTCCAAGTATAAACATAGTTTTCATATTTATCCTTATCACATAAAATTCTCTGAATATtcaattcttgaatttttatttgcTTATTCCTCGTACTATCATGTCTTCACCAAACTCTAACCCTAGAAGAGTCTCCATAGTTGATAACTTCCCTCTTGCCCCTAGCAGGAGTAGAAGAGGAGGTAGACTTCGTAATTTAGGGTCTTCTTCTGTACGTGGTTCTTCTCTTCCTTCATCTAGTTCCAGTCCTTCCTTTAGAACCAGAGGTTCTTTCTCACAAGGATCTTCTTCCAGGGGTAAGGAACCTGCTGAACCTGTTCGTGAACCTACAGTAGAAGAAATAGTTCCTGCGGAACTATCTCTCTACAATGATAGAGAGTCCCTTAGGAATCAAGTATCCTCTTTAGATCGAACTGATATCTATCCAACTCAGATCACAGAGGGCCTGATTTCTTTAGTTCGTAAAGACTGTCATTGAAGTCATGACTTCCCTATCATAATTTCTAATGCGAATCAAAGAATCACCTCTTATTTAATTggattttcctttatttatacataccctttcacattAGGATTCAAACCTACTATTGATCCTGTTATTCTCGAATTCTGTCATTTTTTCGATGTTTGCTTAAGTCAAATTGGCCCTATAAtgtggagggttgttgcctgtttgaggcatttgacaAACATGACCGGTGTGCCTTTCACTTTTGCTCATTTAATTCACCTTTACTCTCCCAGACTTTTCCGCCAAGGCATTTTTACTTTAGTAGCTAGGAGCAAAAGGGTTCTAGTTAGTCCAGAGGATGACagagaccgtggctggtatgccaggtttgttgctgccTCCAccgttggtttagtgggtgatgaaaatGTCCCCTTCCCCGAGAAGTAGAATTTTGCATGTGAGTTTTCTTTTTTAataactttctcgtacctttttcttcaattttgatgatctctattctcattttcctttttctttttagcaaCCATGAGAATTGTTGAAGAATTCCCAATTTTTGTGGTTGGGTAGGAAGGTTATTGAATACAGCCCCAATGGAGGATAGATCTTGGAAGCATCTTTCCCAGcgatttggttggaaagtgaaaactcatggtaagagttttttttatttaactcTTTATTGTTTTTTGCAGAACTTATTTTAAttcttctttttatcaggatttctTGTTCGAGGGATTAGTGCCGAAGCGGTCGTGGCTTCTCGTATTTATTTGGAAAGAGCCCAAGAGATAATCTTGGtttcttcatcgaaaaggaaagCTACTAGTGACCAagattctgaagaagaggaagatgagggtTCCTTGGTAAAAAAGTCACGAGCTTGTAGGCGAATCATTTTTGATGATGAAGCTTCCCCCCTCGTTCTATTCCTCTTACCAAGTTTATTGAAGCCCCGGTGATGATTCCTGATGATGAAGTCCCCATTGTTACTCATGATTCAGTTGAGCAACTTTTTAACCGCGGGTTTGATGGTGAAACTTTAGGTCCGATTTTTTATGAAGCACCTCTTGCTTCTTTTTCTACTCCCGTTCCTGTGATTCCTTCTTTATCGGTCGTGGCTATTACCGTTCTTCCCCAGGCTATTATGATTGCTTCCGCAGTTTCTCCCCTGACTACTCCTCATTTAACTGCTCCTTACACAGAGGTTGGTTCTTCAAGTAGGAGTGATGTTATGAGGCGAGTTACCATGAAGTCCCCGCCGATGGTAACCTTTTAAGGAAATCAGGTCAAGCTGACATGTGGCTAAAACCTTTGATTGGTCCAGTTGAGAGAGCTAAGCTTGATAGCCATAGTTCTGTGACCTTGATAAATGATATAGTGCATTcttctttaaaggtattccttttTCAAGCTTTACTTTGTCATTTTTCTATCTGCAAGATTCTCAtttttttccctctcttttttctaggtcaatctaattggcacggagatgatgaaaagggttaccCTTTCAGAGCAATTAGTGCGTGACTACCAAGTTGAGGCGGATAATTGGAAGGAACTGTGTGAAAGTCTTCAGATCGACATGGAAACTTTAGAAGAAAGTAAAAGTACCTTAGAGCAGCATGTACGGGCTTTGACTTCAGAGTTGGTAGTTGAAAAAGCTTCTTCAAATCAAGCAAGTAAGGAAAAGGCTCGTCTGGAAACCTCTTTTTCCGAGCAATTGTCCAAGGCAAGTGAAGAAATTAGAGAGTTGAGAGCTCTATTGAGTGAAAAAGAAGCATATGCTGGTGATCTCGTGCAGAATTTGACTCAAACTCAAGAAGACCTCCGAGTGTCTTCTGATAAGGTTTTCTCTTTAGAGAGTTCCCACGCTTCTCTTCAAAGTTCTTATGaatctgccttggctgaaaatgaaaaattaagaaaTGAAATTGTTGACTGGGAAAGATATTACGAGATCCTTGAAGATAAAActgccattgaagtgagttggaCATTTTTAAATTCTCGCCATGATACCCTCGTTGAAGTTATCCAGgagaattttaacttggaatctgagttagccAAGATCAAAGAGACTATTGAGAAGACTCAGTAGAACTAAGATTTTTCTTCTCCCGTGGCTGaagtttctgaaaatgttgaagaTAATACGGGTATCCCCACTTCTTCAAGTCAAGTTGAGCCCACTGCTGCTGATGACCCTGCTTTAGTCCCTTAATCTTCTCAGTGAACACTTTATGTTATttgaattcctttgtttttttcctttttggtgGTATGTGATTGTGACCCTTGATCTTTTTAAGGGTTTGTTGAAAACGTTAAGTCCCCAGTCCTTTTATGGGGCACTTTGTATAAATAAATTttggtttatgactaagttcatacttagtctaaactctttaatattaagaagttccCGCTGCTGTttgaacttctgttttgtttattcttgcctttattttaaggacttactgaataacttgcatttttattcttcaaaaatgcttctgttagcttcatgaatacttgaattaatcatgaattttataaaagagggcccttttatattcgacacttaatgaagaagacgtctcaacttcataatggtgttaatatacgataaaagaaataggaatacacatgttttttgGAATAACttcgacaagtttttatttgaactttgtcaagttttaaataacactttacatgtatttgaattacttcTATAACTTTCTCGCAACTGTTTTCCTTATAgcagatttcaaaaaaaaaaatgaatacaaGGTTTTTACTTATAACCCGTTTCAGTTCattgcctttaccctaactatgataAGGTTCTTCTTTGGTTTTAGGTCGTGACTTTGCTCTCACTCAATGAGTAAActtatcaggcttgaactttgattatttcccaatcttctttgccttctttatacacatatattatatagtcccccaagtatttgagcgttgaagtatgaagtcaagagcacttgattgttcctctcatttggtccttttcctgaaaaggaaaaacacacgggactcggaggtgcgattatagatgaagactgcttaacccgtctgaatttctatcagaatagttgtaaccctagaccgggaattttaatttattccacgtgccttgcaggtcgtgattcatcatttagtacgagctagcttttttgcctatcatctaaaatcgttagtaaaattttaacaattcaaaaaataaaattttaaaatatagatacctgaccgtaggtatcccttataaatagtatctcttcaggtgaACGACATTCCAGtgcgaaggtagtatcttgccatctatcgtttccagctcgtatgctccttttcctgcaatACCATGAATcatgtagggtccttcccaggtTGGACTCAATTTTCCCATATTGGCTGCCTTCGTAGATTGAAAACcctttttgagcacgaagtccccaatcttgaagaatCTTAGGCATGCTTTTCGATTGTAGTAGCGTTCTATGacctgcttttgtgctgccattcttattaatgcagtttctctttttccttcaagtagatCAAGATTTATGCACATTTCTTCGCCATTAGACTCTTTTGATGCTTGTGTAAACCTTGTGcttggctctcctatctcaactggaattaaagcttcaactccataaaccaatgaaaatggtgtttctcctgtacttgtttttgttgttgtgcggtatgcccataaaacaccaggtaacaaTTCTGGTcaattacctttggattcctTCAAAtgcttctttaaattg
Proteins encoded in this window:
- the LOC138873894 gene encoding MAR-binding filament-like protein 1 — protein: MEDRSWKHLSQRFGWKVKTHGFLVRGISAEAVVASRIYLERAQEIILVSSSKRKATSDQDSEEEEDEGSLFIEAPVMIPDDEVPIVTHDSVEQLFNRGFDGETLGPIFYEAPLASFSTPVPVIPSLSVVAITVLPQAIMIASAVSPLTTPHLTAPYTEVGSSSRSDVMRRVTMKSPPMVNLIGTEMMKRVTLSEQLVRDYQVEADNWKELCESLQIDMETLEESKSTLEQHVRALTSELVVEKASSNQASKEKARLETSFSEQLSKASEEIRELRALLSEKEAYAGDLVQNLTQTQEDLRVSSDKVFSLESSHASLQSSYESALAENEKLRNEIVDWERYYEILEDKTAIEVSWTFLNSRHDTLVEVIQENFNLESELAKIKETIEKTQ